CCACCAGTAAATAGCCATCACTGCCCAGATTATTATTACCGCTGTGTATTTTTATGATTAACATAATAGAAGACTTGGAGAAGTACTGATCCtgtttcttctttcttttatctTAATTATTCTCTTTTGAGTATATTCACACATAAAAGATTATTGTGAATTTCTGTAACAAATCTTCTGCATGTGAATATATCCTTACGGTGTGTGTCATCTGTCTGCATTTCTGACCTCCCTCCAGTCTATTCTAGTTCTCAGTGTCAACCTTAAATGAGCGTTGTAGTTATGGACAAAGACAAAACCCGAAATGTTCTTCTTTCGTTGCAGAGACATCAAGCCAGCCAACATCATGCTGGATACAGATGGTCACATTCGAATCATAGACCTGGGGCTGGCACAAGACGGCCTGACTGCGTCCAGTAAGATCTGTGGACGGGCAGGAACATACCGTTACATGGCCCCAGAGGTGCACCTGGGGAAATCTTACACTGTAGCAGTGGACTGGTGGAGCCTGGGGATAGTTGTGTCCAAAATGTCATCTGGACGTTACCCATTTTACAGTGGCCGCCAGAGGAAAAAGGTTTATGAGTCAATTACCACCGAGCAGCCAACATTTCCACCATGGCTGGATATAAACCTGAAAGATCTAATTAAAGCACTGCTACAGAAAGACCCAGAGAAGCGCTTGGGTGTGTCAGGAAACATCAGAGCCCACCTATTTTTCGAAACCATCTGTTGGGAGGAAATGGAGCTGAGGAGTGCAGAGCCTCCCTTTAGACCTCTCCATGTAAGTGAAGACTTACTGCATAAATGCTTTAGTATTTTGCACATGATAAGTAGAAACAAAGTTAGAATTGTCCCTTTAATTGAAATCTTATGCAAAAAATTGCAAGCAAGTAAAGATGTGGATGCTGTAGGTCAGGCAtgctcaatctgcggccctccagatgttgcaaaactacatctcccagcatgcctgaacagcctacagctatcagctaacagcagggcatcgtgggagttgtagttttacaacagctggagggctgcaggttgagcatgcctgctgtaggTGTTTGATGCCTGAGCTTTATTGTCCTGTATAAGTATATGCAGGTTGTATAGTGACATTTAGAAATACCTTACTGAACAGTAGTCGTTAACTGCTGCTTttaatatatataggtctcaatTTCATTATACAGACTCATAATCCTATGGCAGAAATATTTATATTGGGGTTGAGGATATCCTACCCAGGTTTATGTGAATGTGAAGGGTATATAGGGGGAAGGGAGAGgataaaattatatattattttttatctctTTACACTTCTTTCTCTTGCAGCATGATCTAAAGAGGAGCCATCTGGAGTGGTCGGAAAATGAACCAGCTGTTCCCCCTGTGTCCGGCTTTTCCTTCCTGTCACCTAGCTGGACACAGTAGGTTGAACCCTTTCCTCCAGCCCAGAGACCTATGCCTCCTCTGCCCGCTGCTTGTGTACCAGACCTTGGCTTGCCCCGGACTATGCCTCTCTCTGCTGGTTTACTGCCATGAACATCATCATATTGCCGCCCCAGTCTCTTGGCTCTGATTCCTCTGATCTCTGGCTCATCCCCAAGGAGTCTTCAAGATGCGGACTCCGTCTTCCAGCTAGGTCCGGTGAGCTCAGGATAAATATCAGCATTTCCTGGAGCTTCTACACCGGATATAGGTAAGTATATGGGCATTTGATCCAGGGAGTATTTTCCGACTGCCATATCTGGAGTCAGGAAGGAGTGTTTTTCCCCTTATATCAGGACAAATTGGCAGATGTCAAAGAAGGGGTTTTTTCtcaccttcctctggatcaacacagCTGCCCTTCCCCACAAATTCACCCAGTCTAATTAAAAGTATTATTTGGCCAATATTTGGGGACACATTATTTTGTAATTGATTCTGGGACTTATCTGACTGCCATacgtggagtcgggaaggaatttttcctcaTTTGTGGCTGAATTAGCAGATGGCTCAATGAGGTTTTTTCGCCTTCCCCTGGATTAATAATAGCTGATCCAGGGAAAACGTCTGACTGCCCTaagtggagtcgggaaggaatttttcccccttacACGGGGgttttttcgccttcctctgaatcaattAAAGTCAATGGACGTAACATATCCTTGACTTTGACATAGAAAAGACAtcagaactagtgttgagcgaagcgagcttcggatgctacatctgaagtcacttcattcaaaacttcggattaatactgtacagagatccatCTCTGTATAGTATTAAAATGTgtaggctccgatgagccaaagttggtTATGCGTGGAGTCGtatgtgacttcgttgaataacttcggtagttgatttttaaagtggaaaaccactttaaaacttgaaactgaactctgcttcggttctgACTAGTGCCTCAGAACCAAAGCCGTTTCAAGTTTTaatgtggttttccactttaaaaataaacTACCGGAGTTTTTCAACGAAGTCACATACGACTTCGCGCATAACTAACTTcgactcatcggagcccatacattttaatactgtacggaaacaaatctctgtacagtattaatctgaagttttgaacgaaaCGACTTCGGATTtagcatctgaagctcgcttcactcaacGCTAATCAGATCATCTGTCCcctcaaaaagaaaaacatatcaaATCAATAAAATTCTCTATTTCCACCCCTATATCTTTGTGTACCTGGTTTTTTACCATTATCTCTGTGCTGCTTATGGTTGTATTTCTTGGGTTTTCTGGTCTCATCATATGATAACAATTTAAGCTTCTGCTCTGTACCTTCTTTTAATAAAAGAGAACATAAGAATTTATGGGAAAGAAGATTAAtattagtaatgagcggcaggggtcatattcgaatttccaatatttcgcgaatatttagtagaatgttcgtcgaatattcgcaaatttgaatattcgttatattctacgattttttttactcgaaaaatcggcaaggtaatgatcgtgtaatatgagaattttcgtaatgcgaatttttattgcgaatttttcaacttacaactattagacaaagaagattatagcactatattagctaaattgctctatattcgtatatatttttttagaatattcgctatattgctataccttcgtttttttgaatattcgtaatattctaaagcaagaatatatagcaatatagcgaatattcgaaaaaaaacgaatatattcagcaatttagctaatatagtgctataatcttctttgtctaatagttgtaatttttttctcatctgaggttcagatgagaaaaaaattacaactattagacaaagaagattatagcactatattagctaaattgctgaatatattcgttttttttcgaatattcgctatattgctatatattcttgctttagaatattacgaatattcaaaaaaacgaaggtatagcaatatagcgaatattccaaaaaaaacaaaaaacgaatatagagcaatttagctaatatagtgctataatcttctttgtctaacattatgaaaattcgcaaacaacactactcctaaagtcaaatatactgcagccttctcattggcccacaag
This window of the Bufo bufo chromosome 6, aBufBuf1.1, whole genome shotgun sequence genome carries:
- the LOC121005549 gene encoding protein kinase C delta type-like; protein product: MKGGEEKRKREEDSLEKNIKKKRIGPNARVLEDEEPRAGPSTAITPRSDPQLSISGFDFHQVLGEGGFGKVVLASVRGRNTFKAIKIIIKEDNAEDLQRERRILLAARDCPFLCHLYAALQSQGHAYFILEYLSGGSLKDLIDNNTLSTKIVRFYTAELICGIQFLHGHGIAHRDIKPANIMLDTDGHIRIIDLGLAQDGLTASSKICGRAGTYRYMAPEVHLGKSYTVAVDWWSLGIVVSKMSSGRYPFYSGRQRKKVYESITTEQPTFPPWLDINLKDLIKALLQKDPEKRLGVSGNIRAHLFFETICWEEMELRSAEPPFRPLHHDLKRSHLEWSENEPAVPPVSGFSFLSPSWTQ